One Pseudorasbora parva isolate DD20220531a chromosome 4, ASM2467924v1, whole genome shotgun sequence genomic region harbors:
- the asb5b gene encoding ankyrin repeat and SOCS box protein 5b isoform X4, translating into MAYTYQWLDVPWGDGDMGTWADRSPLHEAACQGRLLALKTLLSQGYNPNIITIDHVTPLHEACLGDHVACARALIEAGANVNATTIDGVTPLFNACSAGSFTCTEMLLEHGAKHQAEACQPSPIHEASRKGRAACIESLISWGADVDYDIPHLGTPLYIACVSKQLQCTQKLLDGGANVQKGRFLDTPLHAAAQKDSPEIIRLLLEFGANINSRNLELQRPVETAPPSSAAESALLLYEATPQSLCQLCRLNIRNYMGRSRLHLIPHLKLPTLLKSFLQYR; encoded by the exons GAACATGGGCGGATCGTTCTCCTCTCCATGAAGCTGCGTGTCAGGGTCGACTTCTGGCTCTCAAGACTCTTCTCTCACAG GGTTACAATCCAAATATCATCACTATTGATCATGTGACTCCGCTACATGAAGCTTGCCTGGGAGATCATGTAGCATGTGCCAGGGCTCTCATAGAGGCCGGTGCCAAT GTAAATGCCACGACCATTGATGGCGTAACCCCGCTGTTTAACGCCTGCTCGGCAGGAAGTTTCACCTGTACAGAGATGCTTTTGGAACATGGAGCAAAACACCAGGCGGAAGCGTGCCAGCCTTCACCTATTCACGAGGCATCTCGCAAAG gcagggcCGCATGTATAGAGTCTCTCATCTCGTGGGGAGCAGATGTAGATTATGACATCCCCCATCTAGGAACACCCCTCTATATTGCCTGTGTCTCAAAACAGCTCCAGTGTACACAGAAACTTCTGGATGGAG GAGCCAATGTGCAGAAGGGCCGTTTCCTGGACACTCCACTACATGCAGCAGCACAGAAGGACAGCCCAGAAATCATAAGACTGCTACTAGAGTTTGGTGCTAACATCAACTCTCGAAACCTGGAGCTGCAAAGGCCGGTGGAGACAGCGCCACCCAGCAGTGCGGCAGAGTCTGCGCTCCTTCTGTATGAAG CCACGCCACAGTCTCTGTGTCAACTGTGTAGATTGAATATCCGAAACTATATGGGCCGATCCAGACTGCACCTGATTCCACACCTCAAACTGCCTACTCTGCTCAAGAGTTTCCTCCAGTACAGATAG